A stretch of DNA from Pseudomonadota bacterium:
TGTCCCGTCAGTCCAGGTGGCACCAGAGAAATCTGCACCAGTCAGGTTTGCACCAGTCAGGTTTGCACCATACAGGTTCGCACCAGTCAGTTTTGCACTGCCCAGGGATGAATGTTGGAGTTTCGCACCTGACAGGTTCGCACCAGTCAGGTTTGCACGGGTCAGGTTCGCATTCCATAGACCTGCAGCGGTCAGGAATGCACCAGATAGGTTTGCACCGGTCAGGTTTGCATTGGTCAGGATTGCTGTTATCAGGTTCGCACCGGTCAGGATTGCACCGGTCAGGATTGCACGGGTAAGGACTGCCATTATCAGGTTTGCACCAGATAGGTTCGCACCGGTCAGGTTTGCACCATACAGGTTCGCATAGGATATGTCTGCATATTTCAGGTCTGCAAGGGTCAGGTCACAGTACGGGCATATTTTTGTTGTTTTCAGTTTTTCAAGATCGACAGGATCAAACCCGTACCCTGTAGTCAACGTGAAGCACAGCAGTGTAATGGTTATGCCGATAAGAAACGATACAGTTCTTTTCACTATTGGAGCGCCCTCCTTATTGTTTTTTATTTGCATCCATGGTGTTTTCATGTACATATGCATCTCCAGTGTTGTGCGTTTTTATAAAGCTTATAGCTGACAGCTAATGGCTGAAAGCTTATAGCTGGTTTTACGTTAATATCCCGAGGACTTCCCTGACCTCGTGGAGGGTCTTTTTTGCAATGTTTCTACAGGACTTTGCCCCGTTTTTTAACACATCCATTACATAGTCTGTATTCTGCATCAGGGATGCTGC
This window harbors:
- a CDS encoding pentapeptide repeat-containing protein — encoded protein: MYMKTPWMQIKNNKEGAPIVKRTVSFLIGITITLLCFTLTTGYGFDPVDLEKLKTTKICPYCDLTLADLKYADISYANLYGANLTGANLSGANLIMAVLTRAILTGAILTGANLITAILTNANLTGANLSGAFLTAAGLWNANLTRANLTGANLSGAKLQHSSLGSAKLTGANLYGANLTGANLTGADFSGATWTDGTIKCKEGSIGECKQ